The nucleotide sequence GCCCGGACTCCAGCGAACGCCGCAAGAGCTGAGAAGAGTCCACCGCGTAGGTGCTGTTCTTCTCGATATACGTTCCGGCCTTAAACCGCTCTTCTCGCGGGCCGTCCGCACCGTGGCATGGAATGCCGACAGAGGCAGTGGATGTCGCCACCACACCCCGGGCACTCCAGCGGAAAATCCTCGTCCACCCGCGCCAGCAGTTTCGCCCAGGCTTTTGCCTGACGTGTCGTGGGAGCGGGGTTTGTGATTGGCGTCGCCGCAGCCTTCCGCGACGCGTCCGCCGACTGCATGCCCGCCGGTCGCGTCCTCGCCGCGCTTGCCAATGTTCCCTTTTTCGCCAGCGATGTGACGGCTTTCCGCAGCCGGTGATTCGGGGCAAACACCCCGTGGCAGCGGTGCCGGTGTTTTCGCGGCGGCGGCACAAGGTCCGCCACACGATCAATGAACTCACACGGCGACAGCTCGACCATGTTGTCGTCGTTCGGATCCCTGCATTCCCGCAGTCGGGTCGTCACGACCACTTCTTCGGCATCGCGAATGGATGCGGCAAGAAACTCCAATCGCTGCTCCTCGCTCACATACCGGGCGACCTTCGGCCGTCGCAGCCCATCGTCCAGTTCCTCGAGCGTCGCTTCGGAAACCAGCAACTGACCTCGTTCCCGCGCCCGTTCAAACGCTCGCCTGGGCGGCGAGCCGGAGAGCATGAGCGGGCTGACGACGACATTCGTGTCGAATACGAATCGCACGTCACCGCTCGTCGAGAATCGCCGTGAGCGACTCGGACGGCAGGCCTTTCTCCGCCGCCGAACGCCCCACCTCGTCCTTTCCCAGATTTGGTGGCTGGCACCTTTTTCCGCCCGTGCCTTGCCGCTCGTACACTGGTCATGTACACTGGTCATATGAAAATCTCCGCTTCTGAATTCAAGGCCCGTTGCCTGCGTCTCCTCGACCAGGTCAGTCGCACGGGCGAGGAACTGGTCATTCTCAAGCGCGGGCGGCCTGTTGCCCGCGTGGTGCCGGCCCGCGAGGACAAGCCCTGGCTGGCGCTTCGCGGCCGAGGGGCGTTCGTCGGCGATCCATTCGCGCCCGTGATCGCCGCGGCGGAGATCGAAGCCCTGCGATGACCAGGCCGCTCCTCGACACCCACGTCTGGGTCTGGTGGATGCTCGGCGATCCGCGGCTCCCGGACCGGGAACGCGACCAACTCGACAGGCTGCCCGCCGCTCGCCGTCCCCTGCTCTGCGATATCAGCCTCTGGGAAGTCTCGCTGCTCGTGCAGTTCGGCCGGCTCGAACTCGCCGATGATCTGGAGTCCTGGCTGGGGATCGCCGCGTCTCCCGCCACGGTCGAGGTTCAGCCGATCACGTCCGCGGCAGTCGTGACGATGACGAAACTGCCCAGGAGTTTTCACCAGGACCCGGCCGACCGCCTGATCGTGGCGACGGCCCGGGCACTCGATGTCCCGCTCGCCACGCACGATTCGCTCATCCGCCGGTCGCGGCTCGTGCCGCTCTGGACCGCCTGAGCCGGCCGGGAACTTT is from Planctomycetia bacterium and encodes:
- a CDS encoding twitching motility protein PilT, yielding MTRPLLDTHVWVWWMLGDPRLPDRERDQLDRLPAARRPLLCDISLWEVSLLVQFGRLELADDLESWLGIAASPATVEVQPITSAAVVTMTKLPRSFHQDPADRLIVATARALDVPLATHDSLIRRSRLVPLWTA
- a CDS encoding antitoxin — its product is MYTGHMKISASEFKARCLRLLDQVSRTGEELVILKRGRPVARVVPAREDKPWLALRGRGAFVGDPFAPVIAAAEIEALR